One Lutra lutra chromosome 7, mLutLut1.2, whole genome shotgun sequence DNA window includes the following coding sequences:
- the LOC125104291 gene encoding 60S ribosomal protein L31-like: MAPAKKGGEKRKGHFAITEVVTREHTVTINKYIHRVDLKTCVLWTLKETQKFAMKEMGTPDVCIVIRLSKSAQAKGIRNVLYHICVCLSRKRSKNEDSSNRVCILVTCVPVGT; the protein is encoded by the coding sequence ATGGCTCCTGCAAAGAAGGGTGGTGAGAAGAGGAAGGGCCATTTTGCCATCACTGAAGTAGTGACCAGAGAACACACTGTCACCATTAACAAGTACATTCATCGAGTGGACCTGAAGACGTGTGTCCTCTGGACACTCAAAGAGACCCAGAAATTTGCCATGAAGGAGATGGGAACTCCAGATGTGTGCATTGTCATCAGGCTCAGCAAATCTGCCCAGGCCAAGGGGATAAGGAATGTCCTATACcatatctgtgtgtgtttatCCAGAAAACGTAGTAAGAATGAAGATTCATCAAACAGGGTCTGTATATTGGTTACCTGTGTTCCTgttggcacttaa